From Apium graveolens cultivar Ventura chromosome 9, ASM990537v1, whole genome shotgun sequence, the proteins below share one genomic window:
- the LOC141684037 gene encoding LOW QUALITY PROTEIN: lysophospholipid acyltransferase 1-like (The sequence of the model RefSeq protein was modified relative to this genomic sequence to represent the inferred CDS: deleted 1 base in 1 codon), which translates to MEFDLGGMASVIGVSVPVLRFLLCFLATVPVSFFWRFIPGGPPAKNLYAALTGVILSYLSFGFSSNLHFLVPMSCGYVSMVLFRKRCGLVTFVLAMGYLIGCHVYYMSGDAWKEGGIDATGALMVLTLKVISCAINYNDGILKEEDLRDAQKKNRLLKLPSITEYFGYCLCCGSHFAGPVFEIKDYLDWTENKGIWAPSDKGKSPSPYWPALRAILQGAICMGLYLYLVPQYPLTRFTEPIYQEWGFWKRISYQYMAGFTARWKYYFIWSISESSIIICGLGFSGWTNSSPPKPRWDRAKNVDIMGVELAKSSVQLPLVWNIQVSTWLRHYIYDRLVQKGKKPGFFQLLATQTVSAVWHGLYPGYIIFFVQSALMIAGSRVLYRWQQSLPQNMAMVKNILVFINFLYTLMVLNCSAVGFMVLSFHETLTAYKSVYFIATIVPISLIILGKIIKPARPARTKPRKEE; encoded by the exons ATGGAGTTTGATCTGGGCGGTATGGCGTCTGTGATCGGCGTATCGGTCCCGGTTCTTCGATTTCTCTTGTGTTTTCTAGCGACTGTTCCGGTGAGTTTTTTCTGGCGGTTCATTCCCGGCGGCCCACCGGCTAAGAATTTGTATGCGGCGCTTACTGGGGTGATTTTGTCGTATTTATCATTTGGGTTCTCTTCCAATCTTCATTTTTTGGTTCCTATGTCTTGTGGGTATGTTTCTATGGTGTTGTTTCGAAAGAGATGTGGCCTTGTTACTTTTGTCCTTGCTATGGGATATCTCATTGGCTG CCATGTATACTACATGAGCGGGGATGCCTGGAAGGAAGGCGGTATTGATGCCACCG GTGCCTTGATGGTTCTCACGCTGAAAGTCATTTCTTGTGCAATTAACTACAATGATGGAATATTAAAGGAGGAAGATCTGCGTGATGCACAAAAGAAAAATCGTTTACTCAAGTTGCCATCCATAACTGAGTATTTTGGATACTGCCTCTGTTGTGGTAGTCACTTTGCTGGCCCAGTTTTTGAAATAAAGGATTATCTTGATTGGACTGAAAATAAAGGG ATTTGGGCGCCTTCGGATAAGGGTAAATCTCCATCCCCGTATTGGCCAGCACTGAGAGCAATTCTCCAAGGTGCTATATGCATGGGCTTGTATCTGTACCTTGTGCCTCAATATCCGCTGACACGTTTTACTGAACCTATATATCAAGAATGGGGTTTCTGGAAACGAATTAGTTACCAGTACATGGCTGGTTTTACGGCACGTTGGAAATATTACTTTATATGGTCAATCTCAGAATCTTCTATCATTATTTGTGGTCTGGGTTTTAGTGGGTGGACAAATTCTTCACCACCCAAACCACGTTGGGATCGTGCAAAAAATGTAGACATCATGGGTGTTGAGTTGGCAAAGAGTTCAGTTCAACTGCCACTTGTATGGAACATACAAGTTAGTACCTGGCTTCGTCATT ATATCTATGACAGACTCGTTCAGAAGGGAAAGAAACCTGGGTTTTTCCAGTTGCTGGCAACACAGACTGTCAGTGCTGTATGGCAT GGTCTCTATCCTGGGTACATTATATTTTTCGTTCAGTCAGCTTTAATGATTGCTGGTTCAAGAG TCCTATACAGATGGCAGCAATCTCTTCCTCAGAATATGGCCATGGTCAAGAATATATTGGTATTCATCAACTTTTTGTATACACTTATGGTTCTCAACTGCTCTGCC GTTGGTTTCATG GTATTGAGCTTCCATGAAACTCTTACTGCATACAAGAGCGTATACTTTATCGCTACCATCGTTCCCATATCATTGATCATTCTTGGAAAGATTATTAAACCGGCAAGGCCTGCCAGAACAAAACCTCGCAAAGAAGAGTGA